In Longimicrobiales bacterium, a genomic segment contains:
- a CDS encoding M20/M25/M40 family metallo-hydrolase: protein MHPLRTITGAAAIAALVTATPLHAQLDATEQRIVQAVGANQPQAIALLEQIVNINSGTLNAAGQRRVYDVLAPRFEALGFEVRYVQPAVPNRGGHLVATRAGTRGPHLLLIGHLDTVFEEDSPFQAWTLVNDSVAKGPGASDMKGGDIVIWSALEALHAAGALDGAAITVVMTGDEERPGEPLEEARRALVEAGVAADIALGFEGGTQGYGVIARRSSTDWRVDIEARTAHSSGVFSDGVGAGAIYEAGRILEDFYSEIRGEEYLTFNAATIVGGTKASWDDETARGSAFGKTNVVPPAVVITGDIRTITDEQLERTRQKMREIVARPLPGATSRITFGDGYPSMPPTDANRALLAELDGVSQALGMGPVVAFDPGRRGAADISFVASVVDAGIDGLGPEGSGSHTVEETVNLSSIERAAKRAALLMYRLTQSAEQE from the coding sequence ATGCATCCGCTTCGCACGATTACCGGAGCGGCGGCCATCGCCGCGCTCGTAACGGCCACGCCGCTGCACGCCCAGCTCGACGCGACCGAGCAGCGCATCGTCCAGGCGGTCGGCGCGAACCAGCCGCAGGCGATCGCGCTGCTCGAGCAGATCGTCAACATCAACAGCGGCACCCTGAACGCTGCCGGGCAGCGTCGTGTATACGACGTCCTGGCTCCGCGCTTCGAGGCGCTCGGCTTCGAGGTTCGCTACGTCCAGCCCGCGGTTCCGAACCGCGGCGGGCACCTGGTCGCGACGCGCGCGGGCACGCGTGGTCCTCATCTGCTCCTGATCGGCCATCTCGACACGGTGTTCGAGGAGGACAGCCCGTTCCAGGCGTGGACACTGGTGAACGACAGCGTCGCGAAGGGTCCGGGCGCGAGCGACATGAAGGGCGGCGACATCGTAATCTGGTCGGCGCTGGAGGCGCTGCACGCCGCGGGCGCACTCGACGGCGCTGCCATCACCGTGGTGATGACCGGGGACGAGGAGCGGCCGGGCGAGCCGCTGGAGGAGGCGCGGCGGGCGCTGGTCGAGGCGGGCGTCGCGGCGGATATCGCGCTCGGCTTCGAGGGCGGCACACAGGGCTACGGCGTGATCGCGCGCCGCAGCTCGACGGACTGGCGGGTCGACATCGAGGCGCGGACGGCACACTCGTCGGGTGTCTTCTCGGATGGCGTCGGTGCGGGCGCGATCTACGAGGCCGGCCGCATCCTGGAGGACTTCTACTCCGAGATCCGCGGCGAGGAGTACCTGACGTTCAACGCGGCGACGATCGTCGGCGGGACGAAAGCCAGCTGGGACGACGAGACGGCCCGCGGCAGCGCGTTCGGCAAGACCAACGTCGTGCCGCCGGCGGTCGTGATCACGGGCGACATCCGCACGATCACGGACGAGCAGCTGGAGCGCACGCGGCAGAAGATGCGCGAGATCGTCGCGCGGCCGCTGCCGGGTGCGACGTCGCGCATCACCTTCGGCGACGGCTACCCCTCCATGCCGCCGACCGACGCGAACCGCGCACTCCTGGCCGAGCTCGACGGTGTGAGCCAGGCGCTCGGCATGGGGCCGGTCGTGGCCTTCGACCCGGGGCGTCGCGGCGCGGCGGACATCTCGTTCGTGGCGTCCGTGGTGGACGCCGGGATCGACGGGCTGGGTCCGGAGGGAAGCGGCTCGCACACGGTCGAGGAGACCGTGAACCTGAGCTCGATCGAGCGCGCGGCGAAGCGGGCCGCGCTGCTGATGTACCGGTTGACGCAGTCGGCAGAACAGGAGTGA
- a CDS encoding DUF305 domain-containing protein: MRFIPGRGGAAATLALALGAACSSGTTAGGPANHRDAAAAQADTHAAHAGDTAAQAAATHAAHAGDATAQAADTHAAHAGDTAAQAAPTHAAHAGDAAASHAHDAAMHAAHMADPAHAARHAAMHGQQQHGAHAIPATAGPGYTVADVQFMQHMIGHHAQAVTMTDMVPTHGAGPAMRQLAEKIDISQQDEIGFMKQWLRERGQVVPEPEAMHGMDMPGMLSDEEMARLDGARGAEFERLFLEFMIRHHEGALLMVEELFAAPGAGQEPDLFRFATDVDADQRDEIYVMQGMLNTLTNTGGN, encoded by the coding sequence ATGAGGTTCATCCCCGGTCGGGGCGGTGCGGCCGCCACACTCGCGCTCGCACTGGGTGCGGCGTGCAGCAGCGGCACCACGGCGGGAGGGCCGGCAAATCACAGGGACGCGGCGGCAGCGCAGGCGGACACGCACGCGGCACACGCCGGTGACACGGCAGCGCAGGCGGCGGCCACGCATGCGGCACATGCCGGTGACGCGACTGCGCAGGCGGCGGACACGCACGCGGCACACGCCGGTGACACGGCTGCGCAGGCGGCGCCCACGCACGCGGCACACGCCGGTGACGCGGCAGCGTCGCACGCCCATGATGCGGCGATGCACGCTGCGCACATGGCTGACCCGGCGCACGCGGCGCGCCACGCGGCGATGCACGGGCAGCAGCAGCACGGCGCGCACGCGATCCCGGCCACTGCAGGTCCCGGCTACACGGTTGCCGACGTGCAGTTCATGCAGCACATGATCGGGCACCATGCGCAGGCGGTCACCATGACGGACATGGTGCCCACGCACGGCGCGGGTCCGGCCATGCGGCAGCTTGCGGAGAAGATCGACATCTCGCAGCAGGACGAGATCGGCTTCATGAAGCAGTGGCTGCGCGAGCGCGGCCAGGTCGTGCCGGAGCCGGAGGCCATGCACGGCATGGACATGCCGGGCATGCTGAGCGACGAGGAGATGGCGCGGCTCGACGGGGCGCGCGGCGCCGAGTTCGAGCGGCTGTTCCTGGAGTTCATGATCCGGCACCACGAGGGGGCGCTGCTGATGGTGGAAGAGCTGTTCGCCGCGCCGGGTGCGGGGCAGGAGCCCGACCTCTTCCGCTTCGCGACGGACGTCGACGCGGACCAGCGCGACGAGATCTACGTCATGCAGGGCATGCTGAACACGCTGACCAACACGGGAGGAAACTGA